One Pantoea eucalypti genomic region harbors:
- the pyrF gene encoding orotidine-5'-phosphate decarboxylase → MPSPHNVTASPILVALDYHDLDSALRFVDQIDPRSCRLKVGKEMFTLFGPSLVNTLQQRGFELFLDLKFHDIPNTTAHAVAAAADLGVWMVNVHASGGARMMNAAREALLPFGKDAPLLIAVTVLTSMDADDLKELGITLSPAEQAERLAKLTQSCGLDGVVCSAHEAVRFKQVLGQDFALITPGIRPAGSDAGDQRRIMTPQQAKQAGADYMVIGRPITQSADPAATLQAILHSLETP, encoded by the coding sequence ATGCCTTCACCCCACAATGTGACCGCTTCGCCGATTCTGGTCGCGCTGGATTACCATGACCTCGACAGCGCGCTGCGTTTCGTAGACCAGATTGATCCCCGCAGTTGCCGACTGAAAGTGGGCAAAGAGATGTTTACGCTGTTCGGACCCTCGCTGGTTAACACCCTGCAGCAGCGCGGCTTTGAGCTCTTTCTCGATCTGAAATTCCACGATATTCCTAACACCACTGCCCATGCCGTGGCTGCTGCTGCCGATCTCGGCGTCTGGATGGTCAACGTCCATGCCAGCGGTGGCGCGCGGATGATGAACGCAGCGCGCGAGGCGCTGCTTCCTTTTGGCAAAGATGCGCCTCTGTTGATTGCGGTGACCGTACTGACCAGCATGGATGCAGACGATCTCAAAGAGCTGGGCATTACACTTTCGCCTGCCGAACAGGCAGAACGACTGGCGAAGCTGACGCAATCATGCGGGCTGGATGGCGTGGTCTGTTCTGCACATGAAGCGGTTCGCTTCAAACAGGTTCTGGGGCAGGATTTTGCGCTGATCACGCCGGGAATTCGCCCGGCAGGCAGCGATGCAGGCGATCAGCGTCGCATCATGACACCCCAGCAGGCGAAGCAGGCGGGCGCAGACTACATGGTGATAGGGCGTCCGATCACCCAATCTGCCGATCCCGCCGCCACCCTGCAGGCGATCCTGCACAGTCTGGAGAC